A window of the Lysinibacillus irui genome harbors these coding sequences:
- a CDS encoding TerD family protein encodes MAIQLSKGQRIDLTKQDPGLNSIGIGLGWDVKQFDGGQDFDLDASVFLLDASGKCRNEQDFIFYNNLASADQSVVHTGDNRTGEGDGDDEKILVNLKQVSPQIEKIVVTVTIYDAEGRHQNFGQVLNAYVRLTNEETGSEVLRYDLGEDFSIETAVVFCELYRHNGEWKFAAVGSGYQGGLAALINAYGLQ; translated from the coding sequence ATGGCTATTCAATTAAGTAAAGGGCAACGAATTGATTTAACAAAGCAAGATCCTGGTTTAAACAGCATCGGAATTGGCTTGGGCTGGGACGTTAAGCAATTCGATGGTGGGCAAGACTTTGACCTTGATGCATCTGTATTTTTATTAGATGCATCAGGCAAGTGTCGTAATGAGCAGGACTTTATCTTTTACAATAATTTAGCAAGTGCAGACCAATCTGTTGTTCATACTGGTGATAACCGGACAGGTGAAGGTGATGGGGATGATGAGAAAATCCTTGTGAACCTAAAGCAAGTGTCTCCTCAAATTGAAAAGATTGTGGTGACGGTTACCATTTATGATGCAGAGGGGCGCCATCAAAACTTTGGACAAGTCTTAAATGCCTATGTTCGTTTGACGAATGAAGAGACTGGATCTGAGGTATTACGTTATGATTTAGGCGAAGATTTTAGTATTGAAACGGCTGTAGTTTTTTGTGAGCTGTACCGTCATAACGGTGAGTGGAAATTTGCTGCAGTAGGCTCAGGCTATCAAGGTGGACTAGCAGCATTAATCAACGCATATGGCCTACAGTAA
- a CDS encoding cysteine protease StiP family protein, translating to MISTLQPDKMGSYAPEDVTFLLRDIGNVFLEMDNEKREQLIQSGTHYSEMLPIEKQPSDTYMNLFYKTLDAYAERIAIAVGVVAEQIIESRGLDNLILVSLARAGTPIGILIKRYISMRYRVNVPHYSISILRGRGFDETAIRFILTQHPLGCLQFIDGWTGKGAITNELIQSCQKFNAQYQGQLNANLAVLADPGHCAAIYGTREDFLIPSACLNSTVSGLVSRTVLNRQFMDANDFHGAKYYKELEDLDVSNLYIERIVTCFEQVQSTIMQQLQKQDESPITWEGMKSVQNIQRDFCIDNIHFIKPGVGETTRVLLRRLPWKILINPRYMDELQHILFLAQEKHIVIEEYSNMSYACCGLIKEI from the coding sequence ATGATATCGACTTTACAGCCAGATAAAATGGGCAGCTATGCTCCAGAGGACGTTACTTTTTTATTGCGTGATATAGGAAATGTATTTCTTGAAATGGATAATGAGAAACGTGAGCAGCTTATTCAATCAGGCACACATTATTCAGAAATGCTACCAATAGAGAAGCAACCATCCGATACGTATATGAATCTTTTTTATAAAACGTTAGACGCTTATGCAGAAAGAATTGCAATTGCTGTTGGCGTAGTGGCAGAGCAAATAATCGAAAGTAGGGGGTTAGACAATTTAATTCTTGTTAGTTTAGCCCGAGCAGGTACACCTATCGGCATTTTAATCAAACGCTATATATCTATGCGTTATAGGGTGAATGTTCCGCATTACTCCATCTCTATTTTGCGCGGTCGCGGTTTTGATGAAACAGCCATTCGTTTCATTTTGACACAGCATCCTCTCGGCTGTCTTCAATTTATCGATGGTTGGACTGGTAAAGGGGCAATTACCAATGAATTAATTCAATCCTGTCAAAAATTTAATGCGCAATACCAAGGGCAATTGAATGCCAATTTAGCTGTATTGGCCGATCCTGGGCATTGTGCAGCCATTTATGGTACTCGAGAAGACTTTTTAATACCATCTGCTTGTTTAAATTCGACTGTATCGGGATTGGTGAGTAGAACGGTTTTAAATCGACAATTTATGGATGCGAACGACTTTCATGGTGCTAAATACTATAAAGAATTAGAGGATCTAGACGTCTCCAATCTGTACATAGAACGTATTGTCACATGCTTTGAACAGGTGCAGAGTACAATTATGCAACAATTACAAAAGCAGGACGAATCTCCAATTACTTGGGAGGGCATGAAGTCTGTGCAAAATATTCAACGAGATTTTTGTATTGATAATATTCATTTTATCAAACCGGGTGTTGGTGAGACGACAAGAGTTTTGCTGCGACGTTTACCTTGGAAAATTTTAATTAATCCGCGGTACATGGATGAACTGC
- a CDS encoding ABC transporter ATP-binding protein, translated as MSKALLKVDGLKKYFPIRKGVLNSHAGDVKAVDDVSFEVFEGETLGIVGESGCGKSTTGRLLMRLLEPTEGKIEFAGKMISELSNNEMRKARRDIQMIFQDPYASLNPRHNIGKILEEPLIVHGIGNAKERKQKVLELLEIVGLNEYHIKRYPHQFSGGQRQRIGIARALMTNPRLIIADEPVSALDVSIQAQVLNLLQKLQKDLKLTYIFISHDLGVVRHISNRVGVMYLGKLVELTASEDLYAEPLHPYTQALLSSVPVPDPTFEREQIIISGDIPSASNPPSGCTFHTRCPFKKEQCSQVVPKMQEVKPGHYVACHLYEALQH; from the coding sequence GTGTCGAAAGCGTTATTAAAGGTTGATGGTTTAAAGAAATATTTCCCTATTCGAAAGGGTGTCCTTAATTCTCATGCAGGAGATGTAAAGGCGGTAGATGATGTTTCGTTTGAAGTGTTTGAAGGAGAGACATTAGGTATTGTTGGAGAATCTGGCTGTGGCAAATCGACGACGGGTCGCCTATTAATGCGTTTGCTAGAGCCAACTGAAGGTAAAATAGAATTCGCAGGTAAAATGATTTCAGAATTATCTAACAACGAAATGAGGAAGGCACGCAGGGATATCCAAATGATCTTTCAGGATCCTTATGCCTCATTAAATCCGCGCCATAATATCGGCAAAATATTAGAGGAGCCACTTATTGTCCATGGCATCGGTAATGCCAAAGAGCGAAAACAAAAAGTGTTGGAGCTTCTGGAGATTGTTGGGTTAAATGAATATCATATCAAGCGTTATCCGCATCAGTTTAGTGGAGGGCAAAGGCAGCGTATTGGCATTGCTAGAGCATTGATGACGAACCCTCGCTTAATTATTGCGGATGAGCCAGTCTCGGCGCTAGATGTGTCCATTCAGGCACAAGTCTTGAATTTATTGCAAAAGCTGCAAAAAGATTTAAAGCTAACGTATATTTTTATATCACATGATTTAGGGGTTGTACGTCACATTAGCAATCGTGTTGGCGTAATGTACTTAGGTAAATTAGTTGAGTTGACAGCGAGTGAGGACTTGTATGCTGAACCGCTTCATCCATATACACAGGCACTTTTATCTTCAGTTCCAGTTCCCGATCCTACATTTGAGCGTGAACAGATTATTATTTCTGGAGATATCCCAAGTGCATCAAATCCGCCGAGCGGTTGTACCTTCCATACGAGATGTCCTTTTAAAAAGGAACAATGCTCACAAGTAGTGCCTAAAATGCAAGAAGTAAAACCAGGTCATTATGTTGCTTGCCATCTGTATGAGGCGCTCCAACATTAA
- a CDS encoding phosphoribosyltransferase family protein has product MQQQMSKLSILPDYSIDIEITSNPHQFELTDLFKMAARINKKRQFLFVSTVLGKHLAVRPQVPLLTGALLALMYHENLTGDKAMTSDAVVKALKDGNRFDEVQNSVEGSIELAQETLFIGFAETATALGHAVFNAFHSNAMYIHTTREVLPDLEPFITFEEEHSHATSHRIYTEDPEALLQAKRIVLIDDEITTGNTVINIIQTLRKKFPLVRQYAVLSILDWRSEQQQMLFKNLEDQWDISIEFIAIMCGHFSCSGTPSLTSIQPSVQTQSAQDMTLWPIQVSADRKTFQSVAENGLVNKQPYLVATGRFMLTSKQHVQQKEMLQVIAQQLKGLRTDGPALVIGTGEFMYVPMQIASYLGNDVYFQSTTRSPIYCSDDVGYVITEKIAFESPENNGVQNYLYNVESQSYTELFVVVERIASKEVVARMVKALQEVSSATIYVICMHE; this is encoded by the coding sequence ATGCAACAACAAATGAGTAAATTAAGTATTTTACCGGATTATTCAATCGATATTGAAATTACCTCCAATCCGCACCAATTTGAACTAACTGATTTATTTAAAATGGCAGCCCGTATTAATAAGAAAAGGCAATTTTTGTTTGTAAGCACCGTTCTAGGTAAACATTTAGCTGTACGCCCACAAGTCCCTTTACTGACTGGAGCTCTTTTAGCCTTGATGTATCATGAGAATCTTACTGGAGATAAAGCAATGACTTCGGATGCCGTTGTAAAAGCTTTAAAAGATGGGAATAGGTTCGATGAGGTTCAAAATTCCGTTGAGGGCAGCATAGAGTTAGCACAAGAAACATTGTTTATAGGATTTGCTGAGACGGCTACTGCCCTAGGACATGCAGTATTTAATGCGTTCCATTCAAACGCTATGTACATCCACACAACACGTGAAGTTCTTCCTGATTTAGAGCCATTTATTACATTTGAGGAAGAACACTCACATGCGACAAGCCATAGAATTTATACGGAAGATCCTGAAGCTTTACTGCAAGCTAAACGCATCGTGTTAATTGATGATGAGATTACTACTGGTAATACGGTCATTAACATTATTCAAACGTTAAGAAAGAAATTTCCGTTAGTTAGGCAATATGCTGTGTTATCTATTTTAGATTGGCGTTCCGAGCAGCAGCAAATGCTCTTTAAAAATTTAGAGGATCAGTGGGATATTTCTATTGAGTTCATCGCAATCATGTGTGGACATTTTAGTTGTTCAGGGACTCCCAGCTTAACAAGCATACAGCCAAGCGTACAAACACAGAGTGCACAGGATATGACATTGTGGCCAATTCAAGTGTCTGCTGATCGCAAAACTTTCCAATCAGTTGCAGAGAACGGTTTAGTAAACAAACAACCTTATTTAGTAGCAACAGGAAGATTTATGCTTACTTCAAAACAACATGTTCAACAAAAGGAAATGCTACAAGTAATCGCCCAGCAATTAAAAGGGCTACGTACAGATGGACCAGCACTTGTCATTGGAACAGGTGAGTTTATGTATGTTCCTATGCAAATTGCCTCTTACTTAGGGAACGATGTATATTTTCAATCAACCACGCGCAGTCCAATTTATTGCTCGGATGATGTTGGGTATGTGATTACAGAAAAAATTGCCTTTGAGAGTCCAGAAAATAATGGGGTTCAAAATTATTTATATAATGTTGAAAGTCAGTCCTACACGGAACTTTTTGTTGTGGTGGAACGTATAGCAAGTAAAGAGGTAGTTGCCCGTATGGTAAAGGCACTACAAGAAGTTAGTAGCGCTACAATATATGTGATTTGTATGCATGAATAG
- a CDS encoding TerD family protein, giving the protein MGINLQKGQRVDLTKGNAGLNKIKVGLGWDPVGQEKSGGFLGGLFSSRNSGSGRSVDCDASVLMLQDDKVIAGDDVVYFGKLTSKCGSVQHSGDNLTGDGDGDDEVITIELSSVPTQYNKLVFVVNIYDAAGRNQHFGMIQNAYIRVYDDRTGSELIRYNLTDNYSNLTTLVCGEIYRHNNEWKFAAVGTGTNDLKLGDVVRRYQ; this is encoded by the coding sequence TTGGGGATTAATTTACAAAAAGGGCAACGTGTTGATTTAACAAAAGGAAATGCTGGTTTAAATAAAATTAAAGTAGGCTTAGGCTGGGACCCTGTAGGGCAAGAGAAAAGCGGCGGCTTTTTAGGCGGTTTATTTTCTAGTAGAAATAGCGGTAGTGGACGAAGCGTTGACTGTGATGCATCTGTATTAATGCTGCAAGATGATAAGGTTATTGCGGGAGACGATGTTGTTTATTTTGGAAAATTAACAAGTAAATGCGGCTCTGTTCAACATTCAGGTGATAATTTAACAGGTGACGGCGATGGGGATGATGAGGTAATTACAATTGAGCTATCGTCTGTGCCAACTCAATATAACAAGCTTGTGTTTGTTGTAAACATTTACGATGCAGCAGGGCGTAACCAACACTTTGGTATGATTCAAAATGCATATATTCGTGTGTATGATGACAGGACAGGAAGTGAGCTAATTCGTTATAATTTAACTGATAATTATTCGAATTTAACGACGTTAGTCTGTGGGGAGATTTACCGCCATAATAATGAATGGAAATTTGCTGCAGTTGGTACGGGAACAAATGATTTGAAACTTGGCGACGTTGTTCGAAGATATCAATAA
- a CDS encoding HpcH/HpaI aldolase/citrate lyase family protein, with protein MQHFATEAETIFYKKPQPFTKWESPDILSYALGATLYMPASMPTIVSLIQSQKYKELTSLVIDLEDAVGDIELVDCEAKLIEDMSELYELYQQKQLLLEDLPLLFIRVRHVEQFRYLTTALGKKQEILTGYVFPKFTAAKGACYFEILEQTILENDLVLYGMPILESHEVLYKESRMEALLGIKEVLHQYRNRVLNVRIGATDFCGIYGIRRRMDSTIYDISVIRDCIADIVNILGREEDGFVISGPVWEYFSNQRVLKPALRETPFSEKGALDTRKALLDDCLDGLMKEVLMDKQNGIVGKTIIHPSHIRVVHALYAISFEEYLDALSIIENNDGRKGVMKSHHANKMNEIKPHMRWAQRIVKQAHVYGVYHESVDFASLLLNSDIGGSIYATTNE; from the coding sequence ATGCAACACTTTGCAACAGAAGCAGAGACTATTTTTTATAAGAAGCCACAGCCTTTTACAAAATGGGAATCGCCAGATATTTTGTCATATGCCCTAGGCGCTACTTTATATATGCCTGCTTCCATGCCTACAATTGTGAGTTTGATTCAATCACAAAAATATAAAGAACTCACATCACTCGTTATTGATCTGGAGGATGCCGTAGGGGATATAGAATTAGTAGATTGTGAAGCAAAGTTGATTGAGGATATGAGCGAGTTATACGAGCTCTACCAACAAAAACAACTGCTACTTGAAGATCTTCCATTGCTTTTTATTCGTGTACGTCATGTTGAACAATTTCGTTATTTAACGACTGCTTTAGGAAAAAAGCAAGAAATCCTAACTGGCTATGTTTTCCCGAAATTTACAGCAGCAAAAGGCGCCTGTTATTTTGAAATTCTAGAACAAACAATTTTAGAGAATGATTTAGTTTTATATGGTATGCCGATTTTAGAGAGTCATGAGGTCCTCTATAAGGAATCTCGCATGGAAGCATTATTAGGCATTAAAGAAGTTCTACATCAATACAGAAACCGTGTATTAAATGTACGTATTGGTGCAACTGATTTCTGTGGTATTTACGGTATTCGCCGCCGTATGGACTCTACTATTTATGATATTAGTGTAATTCGAGATTGTATTGCAGATATTGTTAATATCCTTGGTCGCGAGGAAGATGGCTTTGTTATATCTGGGCCAGTGTGGGAGTATTTTAGTAATCAGCGTGTATTAAAGCCTGCATTAAGAGAAACACCATTTAGCGAGAAGGGTGCACTTGATACGAGGAAAGCATTATTAGACGATTGTTTAGATGGATTAATGAAAGAAGTTCTCATGGACAAACAAAATGGCATTGTGGGTAAAACGATTATTCATCCTAGTCATATTCGAGTCGTGCATGCATTATATGCGATTTCCTTTGAAGAATATCTAGATGCGCTAAGTATTATAGAAAATAATGATGGCCGTAAAGGTGTGATGAAAAGCCATCATGCTAATAAAATGAATGAAATCAAACCACATATGAGATGGGCACAGCGAATAGTAAAACAGGCACATGTCTATGGCGTATATCATGAATCCGTTGATTTTGCCTCACTCTTATTAAACTCTGATATAGGTGGTAGTATTTATGCAACAACAAATGAGTAA
- a CDS encoding ABC transporter permease, whose product MLHYMGRRLLQLIPVLLGMTFIVFMLIRAIPGNPAQVILGQQATKEAVEALNASLGLDKPWYTQYFSYLAGIFQGDLGVSLRTKLPVSEEVFPYLAATAELAFFAMIIAIVIGVNAGIISAWFQNSWFDYIAMVVALVGVSVPVFWLGLMEQWTFSSQLGWLPTSGRDDVRNPVTAITHFYLLDTLMQGRFDQFIEVLKRLILPGVALATIPMAIIARITRASMLEVMRSDYVRTARAKGQKMFIVVYKHALKNAVIPVLTVIGLQTGLLLGGAILTETIFSWPGIGRYIYDAIGFRDYPVIQSGILIVAFIFIMINLIVDLLYTVIDPRIKYK is encoded by the coding sequence ATGCTTCACTATATGGGGAGACGATTACTTCAACTAATCCCAGTTTTGCTTGGAATGACTTTTATCGTCTTTATGTTGATACGTGCAATACCTGGAAATCCAGCACAAGTTATTTTAGGACAACAGGCAACAAAAGAGGCGGTCGAGGCATTAAACGCAAGTTTAGGATTAGATAAGCCTTGGTATACACAATATTTTAGTTATTTAGCAGGTATTTTTCAGGGAGATTTAGGGGTGTCTTTACGTACAAAATTACCTGTATCAGAGGAAGTATTTCCGTATCTAGCAGCAACGGCTGAGCTTGCATTTTTTGCTATGATTATTGCTATTGTTATAGGTGTTAATGCTGGCATTATTTCTGCCTGGTTCCAAAATTCTTGGTTCGATTACATTGCTATGGTTGTGGCACTAGTTGGTGTATCTGTACCCGTATTTTGGCTAGGTTTAATGGAGCAGTGGACATTTAGTAGTCAGCTTGGCTGGTTGCCTACTTCAGGTCGAGATGATGTTCGTAATCCTGTAACCGCCATAACCCATTTCTATTTACTAGATACGCTCATGCAAGGACGCTTCGATCAATTCATTGAAGTTTTAAAGAGATTAATATTACCAGGTGTTGCGCTTGCGACGATTCCGATGGCTATTATTGCAAGAATCACAAGGGCATCCATGCTTGAAGTGATGCGTTCAGATTATGTACGCACCGCACGAGCTAAAGGACAAAAAATGTTTATTGTGGTTTATAAGCATGCATTAAAAAATGCTGTTATTCCTGTATTAACGGTAATCGGTTTACAAACAGGATTACTGTTAGGCGGTGCCATTTTAACAGAGACGATTTTTAGTTGGCCAGGCATTGGTCGTTATATTTATGATGCGATTGGCTTCAGGGATTATCCGGTCATTCAATCAGGTATCCTAATCGTTGCATTTATTTTCATCATGATTAACTTAATCGTGGACTTGTTGTATACAGTGATTGATCCACGTATTAAATACAAATAG
- the nikC gene encoding nickel transporter permease, giving the protein MMTGAIDIKKEAAPVQEKAVGPWLEGWRSFKKSKVSLVGAGIVLFFILLAILGPYVAPQGINEQDLSKRLLAPSSEHWFGTDDFGRDIFSRIIHGARISLWVGFFSVVLSVIVGSLLGIIAGYYGKWIDTVISRIFDIMLAFPSMLLAIAVVSVLGPSLQNALIAIAIINIPNFGRLIRSKVLSVKEEEYIVSAKAIGMRDSRILFSHILPNSMTPIIVQGTLAIATAIIEAAALGFLGLGAQAPAPEWGKMLADARKYLLNAPWTMIFPGLAIMLTVLGFNLMGDGLRDALDPKMKS; this is encoded by the coding sequence ATGATGACTGGAGCAATTGACATAAAAAAAGAAGCAGCACCTGTTCAAGAAAAGGCAGTAGGCCCATGGCTTGAAGGCTGGCGAAGCTTTAAAAAGAGCAAAGTGTCTTTAGTAGGTGCAGGAATTGTACTATTTTTTATTTTACTTGCTATTTTAGGCCCATATGTGGCGCCACAGGGGATAAATGAACAAGATTTATCAAAACGTTTATTGGCACCATCAAGTGAACATTGGTTTGGTACGGATGATTTTGGGCGGGATATTTTCTCTAGAATCATTCATGGTGCACGAATTTCGTTATGGGTAGGTTTTTTTTCAGTAGTTTTATCCGTAATTGTTGGTAGTTTGCTTGGAATTATTGCAGGTTATTATGGAAAATGGATTGATACAGTTATTTCACGTATTTTTGATATTATGCTAGCTTTCCCTAGTATGCTATTAGCGATTGCTGTCGTGTCAGTGCTTGGACCATCCTTACAAAATGCATTAATTGCTATTGCAATTATTAACATACCTAATTTTGGTCGTTTAATACGCTCAAAAGTGTTGAGTGTCAAGGAAGAGGAGTATATCGTATCAGCAAAAGCAATTGGCATGCGGGATTCAAGAATATTATTTTCACATATTTTGCCGAACTCTATGACACCTATTATTGTACAAGGAACGCTTGCTATTGCGACAGCTATTATTGAAGCGGCAGCGTTAGGTTTCCTTGGACTAGGGGCTCAAGCTCCAGCACCAGAATGGGGAAAAATGCTAGCCGATGCGCGGAAGTATTTATTAAATGCTCCTTGGACAATGATTTTCCCTGGTTTAGCTATTATGCTAACAGTTCTAGGCTTTAACCTAATGGGTGATGGACTACGAGATGCACTTGATCCAAAAATGAAAAGCTAG
- a CDS encoding TerD family protein — translation MGISLQKGQKVDLTKTNPGLTNVVVGLGWDTNKYDGGHDFDLDSSVFLLADTGKVADQNDFIFYNNTIGGNGSVEHSGDNLTGVGEGDDEVVKVALTQVPAHVQRLAFTVTIHDAESRSQNFGMVSNAYIRIINAASNEEIIRYDLGEDFSIETAIVVGELYRHNGEWKFNAIGAGYQGGLAALCNDYGLSVN, via the coding sequence ATGGGCATTTCACTACAAAAAGGTCAAAAGGTAGATTTAACAAAAACAAATCCAGGATTAACAAATGTTGTGGTAGGATTAGGCTGGGATACAAATAAATATGATGGTGGTCATGATTTTGATTTAGACTCATCTGTATTTTTACTTGCTGATACAGGGAAAGTAGCAGATCAAAATGACTTTATTTTTTACAACAATACAATTGGTGGAAACGGTTCAGTAGAGCATTCAGGTGATAATTTAACAGGTGTCGGTGAAGGTGACGATGAAGTGGTGAAAGTCGCATTAACTCAAGTTCCTGCTCATGTTCAACGTCTAGCATTCACGGTAACTATTCATGATGCGGAATCTCGCAGTCAAAACTTTGGAATGGTATCGAATGCCTATATTCGTATTATAAATGCTGCATCCAATGAAGAAATTATTCGCTATGATTTAGGTGAGGATTTCAGTATTGAAACAGCTATTGTAGTCGGTGAATTATATCGTCATAACGGTGAATGGAAATTTAACGCAATTGGTGCTGGCTATCAGGGTGGCCTAGCTGCTTTATGTAATGACTATGGCTTGAGCGTAAACTAA
- a CDS encoding ABC transporter substrate-binding protein — translation MKKKKLWTLGVMLLLILSTILAACGGSDTKDTGSKDTSTGGDSAGSGEPKILVYGRGGDSVALDPAVVTDGESFTVTANIYETLVNFGERDVTINPGLAKSWEASEDGLTYTFQLQEGVKFHDGTDFNAEAVVKNIERWKSSTDKYPYFSTQFVVGGKQIIDSVTAEGDYTVVFKLSQPQAPFLKNLAMSPFAIASPTAFEADEEGLSTNPVGTGPFKFVSWVRNDSITIEKNPDYYIDGYPKLDKVIYRSIPENSARLNDLIAGNIDVADGLSPSDKGTIEGDANLQLIERPSMNVGYLGLTVTRPPFDNVKVRQAVNYAIDKQALVDAFYEGLAEPAKNPMPPVITGYNDEVTGYTYDPEKAKALLAEAGYDGKEIELWAMPVPRPYMPDGQKIAEAIQKNLEDVGIKSKIVSYEWATYLDKAEKGEADAFLLGWTGDNGDADNFLYSLLDGDNIGSNNYTFYDNQELHKLLTAAQTEIDEDKRNELYKQAQVIISEDAPWVPLAHSTPILAANKKVTNYIAHPTGSDRLDAIDIQ, via the coding sequence ATGAAGAAAAAGAAGCTTTGGACCTTGGGTGTAATGCTACTCCTTATTCTCTCGACGATCTTAGCAGCTTGTGGCGGCTCAGATACTAAGGATACGGGTAGTAAAGATACATCAACTGGTGGCGATTCAGCTGGCAGTGGTGAACCAAAAATTTTAGTTTATGGTCGTGGTGGAGATTCTGTAGCACTAGACCCTGCTGTTGTCACAGACGGTGAATCTTTTACAGTGACAGCTAATATTTACGAGACGCTTGTAAACTTTGGTGAGAGAGATGTAACAATTAATCCTGGTCTAGCAAAATCTTGGGAGGCATCAGAGGATGGATTGACGTATACTTTCCAGCTCCAAGAAGGTGTTAAATTCCATGATGGTACAGACTTCAATGCCGAGGCAGTTGTTAAAAATATTGAACGTTGGAAATCAAGTACTGATAAATATCCATACTTTAGTACTCAATTTGTCGTTGGTGGCAAGCAAATTATTGACTCAGTAACTGCTGAGGGTGACTATACAGTTGTATTTAAGCTAAGCCAACCACAAGCACCGTTCCTGAAAAATTTAGCCATGTCTCCATTTGCGATTGCTTCTCCAACAGCCTTTGAGGCAGATGAAGAAGGATTATCAACAAATCCTGTAGGAACAGGTCCATTCAAGTTTGTTAGCTGGGTACGAAATGATTCTATCACAATTGAAAAAAATCCAGATTACTATATTGATGGTTATCCAAAACTAGATAAAGTTATTTATCGTTCTATACCTGAAAACTCTGCACGTTTAAATGATTTAATCGCAGGTAATATTGATGTAGCTGATGGCTTAAGTCCATCTGATAAAGGAACAATTGAAGGCGATGCAAATCTACAGTTAATTGAACGTCCATCTATGAATGTTGGATATCTTGGTTTAACAGTAACTCGTCCTCCATTTGATAATGTCAAAGTACGTCAGGCAGTCAACTATGCAATTGATAAACAAGCTTTAGTAGATGCATTTTATGAAGGCTTAGCAGAGCCAGCGAAAAACCCAATGCCACCGGTAATTACAGGCTATAACGATGAGGTAACAGGCTATACGTATGATCCTGAAAAAGCGAAAGCATTACTTGCTGAAGCAGGCTATGATGGTAAGGAAATTGAGCTATGGGCAATGCCAGTTCCACGTCCATACATGCCAGACGGACAAAAAATTGCTGAAGCGATTCAAAAGAATTTAGAAGATGTGGGCATTAAATCTAAAATTGTGTCATATGAATGGGCAACTTATTTAGATAAAGCTGAAAAGGGTGAAGCGGATGCATTCTTACTTGGCTGGACAGGGGATAATGGAGATGCAGATAACTTCCTTTATTCATTATTAGACGGTGATAATATTGGCTCAAATAACTATACATTCTACGACAACCAAGAATTACACAAGTTATTAACAGCTGCGCAAACTGAAATTGATGAAGATAAGCGTAATGAATTGTATAAGCAGGCACAAGTTATTATTTCTGAGGATGCTCCATGGGTTCCTCTTGCTCACTCAACACCAATTTTAGCTGCTAACAAGAAAGTTACAAATTATATTGCGCATCCAACTGGTTCTGACCGTTTAGATGCAATAGATATTCAATAG